The sequence AATAATATTGGCAAAGCCCTGCCCTACTAATTCACAATTAGAGCGATGGTGGCGTCCACTCATGCCATCGGCAACCACTGCCGATAACAGCGATTCAATCGCCCCAAGCAAAGCAAAAGTAATGGCTGCCGGCAATATCTCGACCATTTTATCAATCGAAAAAACTGGCATCATCGGCATTGGTAACTGCGATGGCATAGCACCAAAGCGGCTACCAACCGTTGCAACATCAAGCGCACCCCAAAAAGCCGCAAAACTTGCCAATGCAATTGCTATGAGCATTCCTGGCCAATGAGGGCGCCATTTTTTCAAAGCAATAATAATAATGATTGTGAGCGCGCAAAGGGCAAAGCTTTGAACATTAAAAGTTGTTATTACGTTATATATTGCCGCCATTTTTGCAATGATCGGGCTTGGCTCTCCTCCCTGCAACTCTAAGCCCAATATATTAATCAATTGGCTGCAGAAAATTATCACGCCAATGCCGGCGGTAAAGCCGATTGTTACGGGATAGGGAATAAATTTAATATAGGTACCAAGACGTGCATAGCCCATAATGGCTAAAAATACTCCGGACATTAGCATCGCCAGTAATAGTCCATCCATGCCATGCTCGTTAATTGTGGTGGCGACCACGACAATGAAAGCGCCTGCAGGCCCACCAATTTGAAAGCGACTGCCGCCAAGCAATGAGACAAAAAAACCGCCGATAATAGAAGTATAAAGCCCTTGAATAGGCGAAGCGCCAGACGCAATGGCAATGGCAATAGAAAGCGGCAAAGCAACGATAGCAACGGTTAAGCCAGCTAAAGCATCAGCTTTGAAGTTGCTAAAACTATACCCTTCACGCAAAACCGTAATAAATTTTGGTGTAAACATTTGCCAAAAAATAGAACTTTGCTTTGAGCCATCATTATTAGATTTATGATTATCTATCCCCTGCCCCGACATTAGCTTTCCCCCTCAAGCCATAAAATTGCCGACCAACTTTCCATAATACTATAGCATTTTTAAAAAACTGTGAAGCGATCTTTAAAAAACGCACATTTGCTATCAGTAAAAAATATGCCAAATATTTTTAAATTTTCGGCGATCGCCCATCAACCCAACGGATTGTAAATGGCGATTTCATCGCCTAATCAAAGCTTCGCAAATAATCCTTTACAACTAATGAGATATGATATCCTCATCAGAGGCTCTTTAAAAAGATGATATGTCCTGCACCATTTCAAAACTTAAATCAAAACGAGCGAGGTATTTGCGTAAGCGGTCGGCATCATTGCCAGTTTTTTTCTGCGTTCTCGAAACGGCAAATAGTGCCCTTCCCGCTTCACTAATAGTTTTATAACGCTTACATTCGCGCACGACAAAATCAAGCTGCGGAATATCAAATGGATCAATCATCGCCAATTTATCCTCGCCTAAAACAGTTGCAAGCAATTGTTGATCTTTGTCCAAATTATCACGGCTCCAACTATATTTTAACCGCTTAATTTCCTCCGATACTGTTTGCTCAGTAATGCGCGACTGCGGTGCAAGGGTTGACATGCGCAAAACTGCTGCCCACAAGTCACGAAAATTACCGCACCACTCGGCATTGCCAGACATGGCAAAATCTAAAAACAAATTACGTGCTTCTTTATTAAAAGTAACTTTTCGCCCCTCATCTCGCTGATAATTATCAAGCTCATAATCAAGATTAGGCTCAATATCTTCACGGCGATTTTTTAATGCAGGCAATTCAAAAGTCCAAAGGTTAAGCCTTGCATATAAATCTTCTCTAAATCGACCTTTCGTTACCTCTTCACGCAAATCTCGATTAGTGCCGGCAATGAGTTGAAAATCTGATTGGGTTTCAACATCGGCGCCAACTGCAAAAAACCGCTTTTCTTCAATAGCACGCAAACACATAGCTTGTTCATCAAGCCCAAGTTCGCCAATTTCGTCTAAAAACAAAAGTCCTTGATCGGCGGCTTTCATCAAACCTTGGCGGCTGCTAGCTGCCCCTGTAAAAGCACCTTTCTGGTGGCCAAACAAGGTTGACATTGCTTGATCGCCGCGCAAGGTAGCGCAATTCACTTCGATAAGTGAACCTTCAACCTGACGCTGCATTTTCTTTAATTCATAAATGCGTCGCGCAAGGCGTGATTTACCCGCGCCCGTTGGCCCAGTTAACAAAATTGGTGCTTTTGAGCGAATAGCCACTTTTTCTATTTCGTCTATAATATTATTAAAAGCATCGTTACGGGTAGCAATGCCTGACTTTAGAAAAGATGTCGCCGATTGGCGCTCCTGCGCAAAACGCCGCGCAATTATGTCATAGCGCGATAAATCAAGATCGATAATTGAATAAGAACCAATAGAGCTTCTATTGCCACTTTCATCCCTCAAAGACGGCGAAAGCTGTAACAAACGCCCCGGAATTGTGCGTGTCTCCGTGAGCAAAAACCAGCAAATCTGCGCAACATGGGTACCGGTAGTGATATTTACATAATAGTCTTCATTTTCAAGATCAAAATCATAATTGGTAACAATGGAGCGTAATTGCTCATAGACCTCAGCAAAATCCCAAGGATTTTTAATGTCGACAAAATTTTGAATGACTTTTGTCTTGGGTGAAATCTCAGCAATATCCTTAATAATAACTTCGGCGAGCTGGTTATCATTACTGTGATTGATCATCTCTATCCGATCAACAGGAAAATCAACCTGCTGACAAAGCGCAACCGTTGGCCGCCATTTTGACCAGCGTTTTGCAAAAGCACCAATATCAAGGGTTGTACCAAGAACTGAAAAGATAACCGTTTTTTTATCCATAATTATAAATCTTTATAAAAAAATATCACTGATAATATTATGCCCGTTTTAACACAAAAAGGAATACAATATTTTTACAAAAATATTTTAGCAATAAAATCAATAAGATAAAAAATAAATTTTTGGTTTTCAGTTATTTTATCGAAGTTGGCACGCCTTATGCTGAGTCAATAGGTGCAGGCAAGATAATTTAACCAAATACCTTGTCAGAATGTCAATAATAATAAGCATGAAAAAAGCCATGCTGAAAATAAAGAGGAAATACAATGGCAAACTTTAAACTTTTTGCTTCCCTACGCGGAAAACTTGTTCCTGCAACCAATAGCCATAACCATCATGGCGCACCAGCCTATGAGCTTTCACCAAATGAAGCCTTGGCACAGCTTGCAGTGACTGGCACCTTTAACAATACATTTTACGCCAATGGCTGCGACCAGTTGGATAAGATTTTAGAACTTAGCGAAAAAGTTGACGCGGAGTTTCTTGCAAAAACTGCCATCTATGCTTTTGAAAAAGGCTTGATGAAAGATATGCCTGCTTTATTGCTCGCAATTCTTTCTAAAAACGAGAGCACTTATTTCAACCAAGTATTTAAAAGGGTTATCCGCAATGGTAAGATGCTGCGTAATTTCGTGCAAATTATGCGCTCTGGCACCATTGGTCGTAAATCACTTGGTACTCGCCCTAAACGGCTTGTGCAAGAATGGCTTGAAAATGCCAGCGACATTGAAATTTTGCGTGCCAATATAGGAAATAAACCTTCGCTTGCTGATGTCATCAAAATGGTGCATCCGCGCCCAAAGGATAAATCACGAGAAGCACTTTATGCCTATATTATGGGAAAACCTTATAATATTGACGAACTTCCAGCTATTGTCCGTGAGTTTGAGGAATTTAAGTTAAACCAAACTGGCAAAGTGCCAGAAGTGCCTTTCCAAATGTTGACCTCGCTTAACCTTACTAAGGAGCATTGGGCAGAAATTGCCTACCATGCCGGATTTCAAATGCTGCGGCAAAACCTTAACACTTTTTTACGTCATGACGTATTCTCAGTGCCTGGTTTTACGCACTTTATCGCGGGTCGCCTTTGTGATGAAAATGAAATTCGCAAGGCTCGCGTTTTTCCCTATCAGCTCATGACAACCTATCTTATGGCTGATAAGGCACTACCAGGCATGGTAAAAGATGCATTACAAGCAGCTATGGAAATAGCTCTTGATAATGTGCCTAAGCTAAACGGCTATGTCGTGCTATGCCCTGACGTTTCGGGGTCAATGTCATCGCCCATTACTGGCTATCGCCACGGCGCAACTTCAGTTGTGCGATGCATTGACGTTGCAGCATTAATATCGGCAGCAATTATGCGTAAAAACAAATACGCGCGTATAATGCCCTTTGAATTTGATGTTGTTGATATTGAACTCAATGCTCGCGACAGCATTATGACCAATGCCAAAAAACTTAGCAGCATTGGTGGTGGTGGCACAAATTGTTCCGCTCCACTTAAAACATTGAATGTAGAAAATGCAAAGCCCGATGTCGTTATCATGATTTCTGACAATGAATCATGGGTGGATGCCAATAATTTAACTCGATCAGGTCCAACCAAGATGATGGAAGAATGGGCCAAGATTAAAAATCGCAACCCAGATGCAAAGTTAATATGTCTCGACATACAACCTTACATCACAACACCTGCAGCAAATTTTGATGGTGTTTTCAATATTGGTGGATTTTCCGATGCAGTGTTTACACTTATCGGAATTCTGACAAAACAACAGGAAATAGAGCAATGGACAAAAATGATTGATGCAATCGAGCTATAAGCATTAACAATATGCTATCTTCAGCTAGCAACTATAAGCTGAAGATAGCATAAAATCAGCCAAGCATTACAAATGGCCATAATCATCAAGTTTTAAACAAAGCTTGAAATGGTCTTTTATACCCTTAACACAAATCTTTGTTTTCATTTATTTTTTTAAAATAATACTTTACAAAACAAAAAATAAATGCTAAAAAAGACTCACCAAATTAAATTCATGGCAAATGCCAGTGGAACTACATTAGGTCGCGGGTTAAAGTCCCACCTTGTTCATATACATGAACATGAGCTCAGAAAGAGAGTGCAGACTACTGTTTCACTACAAACTTGTTGCTATCATTTTTATTAAACTTTAGATATGACAAATGCCGACGGAACTACATTCCAAGATCTAGGTCGCAGGTTCAAATCCTGCCAAGCCCGACATTATGGGCTTGTAGCTCAGTGTTAGAGCGAGATAGTTTGTTTCGTTACTTCCTTGTTGTCATAGCAATACAAATTTCATTTTTGATATTTGTGGCGAATGCAGAATAAGAATACATTTTTGTTCTATACGTAAATCTCTTATTCACTCCTTGTCGCCACAACTTCATTTTGCCATAGCAAATGCCGATGGAACTACATCTGGTAAAGCTTATAGATGTGAACCTTTGGCTCTCATATCAAAGCGAAGCAGTTCGAATCTGCCCTATTTCAGTGCTAACATACCACTTTTGGAATAGGAATATTTCATCAATCCTTGTTGCTGTGGCTTTTAATATTGCCCCATATTGTCTCCACTGTATCATTTAACAAAAGTTAAGCTAACAATTGCAAAGATTAATAGGTTTTAAAGTACAAAGCTAATAATAAGCAAAGCAGTGGATAATAAATCAATACACAAAAATTTCCTAATATTTGGCATAATCTTTTAAAAATAAGGGCGACTTCAAATATGAAGCCGCCCCAAAACTTTAATCATAAATCAAGATTATAGATTATTGTTTGTTTTCAACCGAGCCGTCACCAAAATGACGACCTTCTTTTGGTGGGGCTTTCGTTTCTACTGGTGAGCCGTCCTTTTGGCCTTCAACATAAGAATTTTCTTGTGAGCCATCGCCAAAATGACGACCTTCTTTTGGTGGAGCTTTCGTTTCTACTGGAGAACCATCTTTCTGGCCCTCAACATATGTATTTTCTTTGGAACCACCATTTATGGTACGCTCTGCTGCAAAAACATTGCTTGCAGCTAATGACAACATTGCAACTGATACTAATAAAAGCTTTTTCATTATCTTCGTCCTCGTTTTACCGCTAATATTTTAGCGAAAATTTCAAAATATTATCTAACAATATCTAGGACGGTATCAAGGAAGGTCAAGATCGTCTAATCAAATAATATTGTATTTATAAAGGGATAGATAAATTAAATGTTACTAAGCATTTTTAGTCTGCCATATTTTTACAAGCCTTTGAATTGGTGTTTTCCACTTTTTGCAAGATAAGATTTCAATAAACTAAATTTCCATTTCAATAACATTTGAAACAATTTATTTTTACTATTGGCCAGTGAGCATTGACTTTTTAACGCAAAATATTGCTATTTAATTTAGCGTAAAAACCATAAAGAGTTTAGAAAAACTCAAAAATATGTGTTTTATGAAAAGATTTTTCATAAAATCTGCGGATTAGCATAGTTTATATTTTCACATTTTATTTAATTCCGTTACATTGTCGTTAATCAATGGAGGTGACGATGATTTTAAAACGCAAATTGGTAACTGTGCTCGCTTCACTTATTGCAGCAACAGCAAGCCTCGCTCCAATACATGCGGCGCAAGCTGCTGACCGCATATTGAATGTTTCCTATGATCCAACCCGCGAATTTTATCGCGAATATAACCAAGCCTTTTCCGACTTTTGGAAAAAAGAAAAAGGCACAGATGCAGTGGTTCGCACTACCCATGGTGGTTCTGGCTCACAAGCGCGATCAGTGATTGAAGGCTTAAATGCTGACGTTATCACTCTCGCACTGGAAGCGGATATAAACGAAATCGCAGCTCGTACCGGCAAAATTCCTGAAAACTGGCGTGGTACACTCGCCCATAATAATGCCCCTTATACGTCAACGATTGTATTTTTGGTACGCAAGGGCAATCCACAAAACATAAAGGATTGGGGCGACCTTACCCGCTCTGATGTAAAGGTTATTACCCCAAACCCCAAAACTTCTGGCGGTGC comes from Bartonella sp. HY038 and encodes:
- a CDS encoding SulP family inorganic anion transporter, giving the protein MFTPKFITVLREGYSFSNFKADALAGLTVAIVALPLSIAIAIASGASPIQGLYTSIIGGFFVSLLGGSRFQIGGPAGAFIVVVATTINEHGMDGLLLAMLMSGVFLAIMGYARLGTYIKFIPYPVTIGFTAGIGVIIFCSQLINILGLELQGGEPSPIIAKMAAIYNVITTFNVQSFALCALTIIIIIALKKWRPHWPGMLIAIALASFAAFWGALDVATVGSRFGAMPSQLPMPMMPVFSIDKMVEILPAAITFALLGAIESLLSAVVADGMSGRHHRSNCELVGQGFANIITAFFHGICVTGTIARTATNIRAGAHGPMAGIMHAIFILMFILFAAQLISYIPLAALAGVLAIVSWNMIERGAIKTLFIASKGEAFILTVTFLLTIFWGLAEAIIIGFALGALLFIQRMSSLSKVEMDVPFVGEDRVDGANSTPRPYDDSRLNNEVVIYHISGIFFFGAAANIGSVLDKIADSYKVMILDFSAVPLLDATGAHILENLAQTAKKRQMRLIICGASIALRKEMLAHNIRPPLVEFYSDVVSALETTKSAEE
- the rtcR gene encoding RNA repair transcriptional activator RtcR, whose product is MDKKTVIFSVLGTTLDIGAFAKRWSKWRPTVALCQQVDFPVDRIEMINHSNDNQLAEVIIKDIAEISPKTKVIQNFVDIKNPWDFAEVYEQLRSIVTNYDFDLENEDYYVNITTGTHVAQICWFLLTETRTIPGRLLQLSPSLRDESGNRSSIGSYSIIDLDLSRYDIIARRFAQERQSATSFLKSGIATRNDAFNNIIDEIEKVAIRSKAPILLTGPTGAGKSRLARRIYELKKMQRQVEGSLIEVNCATLRGDQAMSTLFGHQKGAFTGAASSRQGLMKAADQGLLFLDEIGELGLDEQAMCLRAIEEKRFFAVGADVETQSDFQLIAGTNRDLREEVTKGRFREDLYARLNLWTFELPALKNRREDIEPNLDYELDNYQRDEGRKVTFNKEARNLFLDFAMSGNAEWCGNFRDLWAAVLRMSTLAPQSRITEQTVSEEIKRLKYSWSRDNLDKDQQLLATVLGEDKLAMIDPFDIPQLDFVVRECKRYKTISEAGRALFAVSRTQKKTGNDADRLRKYLARFDLSFEMVQDISSF
- a CDS encoding RNA-binding protein, with translation MANFKLFASLRGKLVPATNSHNHHGAPAYELSPNEALAQLAVTGTFNNTFYANGCDQLDKILELSEKVDAEFLAKTAIYAFEKGLMKDMPALLLAILSKNESTYFNQVFKRVIRNGKMLRNFVQIMRSGTIGRKSLGTRPKRLVQEWLENASDIEILRANIGNKPSLADVIKMVHPRPKDKSREALYAYIMGKPYNIDELPAIVREFEEFKLNQTGKVPEVPFQMLTSLNLTKEHWAEIAYHAGFQMLRQNLNTFLRHDVFSVPGFTHFIAGRLCDENEIRKARVFPYQLMTTYLMADKALPGMVKDALQAAMEIALDNVPKLNGYVVLCPDVSGSMSSPITGYRHGATSVVRCIDVAALISAAIMRKNKYARIMPFEFDVVDIELNARDSIMTNAKKLSSIGGGGTNCSAPLKTLNVENAKPDVVIMISDNESWVDANNLTRSGPTKMMEEWAKIKNRNPDAKLICLDIQPYITTPAANFDGVFNIGGFSDAVFTLIGILTKQQEIEQWTKMIDAIEL